The following proteins are co-located in the Alcaligenes faecalis genome:
- a CDS encoding SulP family inorganic anion transporter, whose protein sequence is MIALLEAGRAGLLGRKHWLNNLLAGLVVGVVALPLAMAFAIASGVKPEQGLYTAIIAGLAVSLFGGSRVQIAGPTGAFIVILSGVVAQHGVAGLQIATLMAGVILLLLGLLRLGAVIRFIPDPVIVGFTAGIGVIIWVGQWRDFFGLPVVEGQHFHEKLWFLLQNLPSLDWATTLLGMLSLAILIIVPKIPSLARLPGPLVALVVITLIQAIFRFESVATIGSSFGALPSGLPSFQWPDITLTRIVELIGPAFAIAMLGAIESLLSAVVADSMTGSRHDSNQELVGQGIANVLSPLFGGIAATGAIARTATNIRNGGDSPIAGVVHVIFLVLVLLLLAPLAAYIPLTVLAAILFMVAWNMSQAKLVLRLQRRMPPADLFILWVTFALTVFADLVVAVNIGVVLAMLYVLKRTSDGVQVRALEGRRLQRALDLSFSQALRQDISVLTLEGPYFFASVEAVNRSLLTVPEPVRAVVLRLNYVPFVDATAMQALETVLAELERRNVMVALCEANEKVNRKLIRMGLFKQIHACRVFDSLQNAWESVSETLDYRVAEEAAKEVTLSSDSGVAARAD, encoded by the coding sequence ATGATTGCACTGCTGGAAGCGGGTCGAGCCGGGCTCCTGGGGCGAAAACATTGGCTAAATAACCTGTTGGCTGGTTTGGTGGTGGGGGTGGTGGCCTTGCCGCTGGCCATGGCCTTTGCCATTGCATCCGGAGTCAAGCCCGAGCAGGGTTTGTATACCGCCATTATTGCCGGTTTGGCGGTTTCTTTATTTGGTGGCAGCCGGGTTCAGATTGCCGGGCCGACGGGCGCGTTCATTGTTATCTTGTCCGGGGTGGTCGCCCAGCATGGCGTGGCCGGCCTGCAAATTGCCACCTTGATGGCTGGGGTCATTTTGCTGTTGCTGGGCCTGTTGCGCCTGGGGGCAGTCATCCGCTTTATTCCCGATCCGGTCATTGTGGGTTTTACCGCCGGTATTGGGGTGATTATCTGGGTGGGCCAGTGGCGGGACTTTTTTGGCCTTCCCGTCGTAGAAGGCCAGCACTTTCACGAGAAGCTCTGGTTCTTGCTGCAGAACCTGCCTTCCCTGGATTGGGCCACCACGCTGCTGGGGATGTTGTCGCTAGCCATCCTGATTATTGTGCCCAAGATTCCAAGCCTGGCGCGTTTGCCTGGCCCTTTGGTGGCCTTGGTAGTCATCACGCTTATCCAGGCGATTTTCCGGTTTGAGTCCGTGGCCACGATTGGCTCCAGCTTTGGGGCCTTGCCCAGCGGCTTGCCGTCTTTCCAATGGCCAGACATTACCCTGACCCGTATCGTGGAGTTGATCGGGCCTGCTTTTGCCATTGCCATGCTGGGCGCGATCGAGTCCTTGCTGTCCGCCGTGGTGGCCGATTCCATGACAGGTTCACGTCACGACTCCAATCAGGAATTGGTGGGCCAAGGGATTGCCAACGTGCTCTCGCCCTTGTTTGGCGGGATTGCGGCGACCGGGGCCATTGCTCGTACCGCTACCAATATTCGTAATGGTGGCGACAGCCCCATTGCCGGTGTGGTGCATGTCATTTTCCTGGTGCTGGTTTTGTTGTTGCTGGCCCCGCTGGCGGCCTATATTCCGTTGACTGTGCTGGCGGCGATTCTGTTCATGGTGGCCTGGAATATGAGTCAGGCCAAGTTGGTGCTCCGTTTGCAGCGTCGCATGCCCCCGGCTGACTTGTTCATTTTGTGGGTGACGTTTGCGCTGACGGTATTTGCGGATCTGGTCGTGGCCGTCAATATCGGGGTGGTGTTGGCCATGCTGTATGTGCTCAAGCGTACCTCGGATGGGGTGCAGGTGCGGGCGCTGGAAGGCCGCCGTCTACAGCGGGCACTGGATTTGTCTTTCAGCCAGGCGCTGCGCCAGGATATCTCGGTGCTTACCCTGGAAGGGCCATACTTTTTTGCCAGTGTGGAAGCGGTGAATCGTTCCTTGCTGACGGTGCCCGAGCCGGTTCGGGCCGTGGTTTTGCGCCTGAATTACGTACCTTTTGTGGATGCGACGGCCATGCAGGCCTTGGAAACTGTCTTGGCGGAGCTGGAGCGGCGCAATGTCATGGTGGCGCTGTGCGAGGCGAACGAGAAAGTGAATCGCAAGCTGATTCGCATGGGCCTGTTCAAGCAGATTCACGCTTGTCGTGTGTTTGATAGTTTGCAGAACGCGTGGGAAAGCGTTAGTGAGACGCTGGATTATCGGGTTGCTGAGGAAGCGGCAAAAGAAGTGACCTTGTCGTCTGACAGTGGTGTGGCTGCGCGAGCCGATTAG
- a CDS encoding formylglycine-generating enzyme family protein encodes MKSFKLPRAKALLTVCGLLTAAPLPTAAEGSDTPLPPVPAHDCQAYSGIPAGFGPAKQGVANQAGLVAIAGGRFLMGSDEGYPEEKPVHPVEVQAFQIDQHEVTNAQFAQFVAATGYITQAERVPEFPPHVQVPEQYRQPGSAVFTPPAATHDHDHHEGHDQPAPPGNYNWWVWVPGANWRHPGGPDTNLNGRDNHPVVHIAYEDALAYARWLGRDLPTEEQWEFAARGGLEGATYPWGNTPEVRGRLMANTWQGNFPAQNLLRDGYEGTAPVGCFPANNDGLWDSVGNVWEWTRSAWQPQHRPLTPKPLLTAITDTKGNPATGVIKGGSFLCAANFCVRYRPASRQPQETTLSTQHVGFRTALNTPAK; translated from the coding sequence ATGAAGTCCTTTAAGCTCCCCCGAGCCAAGGCATTGCTGACGGTATGCGGGCTGCTGACAGCAGCCCCGCTGCCCACAGCGGCAGAAGGCTCCGATACCCCCCTTCCTCCGGTTCCGGCCCACGACTGCCAGGCGTATAGCGGCATACCAGCAGGCTTCGGCCCAGCCAAACAAGGGGTTGCCAATCAGGCCGGTTTAGTCGCCATTGCTGGCGGGCGCTTTCTGATGGGGTCCGACGAAGGCTATCCAGAAGAAAAGCCGGTACACCCCGTGGAGGTCCAGGCCTTTCAGATCGATCAGCACGAAGTCACCAATGCCCAATTCGCGCAATTTGTGGCGGCCACAGGCTATATCACCCAGGCTGAACGGGTGCCGGAATTTCCGCCGCATGTTCAGGTTCCCGAACAGTATCGTCAGCCCGGATCCGCCGTCTTCACGCCACCGGCAGCAACGCATGATCACGATCACCACGAAGGGCACGATCAACCTGCCCCTCCCGGCAATTACAACTGGTGGGTATGGGTGCCGGGTGCCAACTGGCGCCATCCCGGTGGCCCCGACACCAACCTGAATGGCCGGGACAATCATCCGGTCGTCCATATCGCCTACGAGGATGCACTGGCCTACGCCCGCTGGCTAGGGCGCGATCTGCCTACCGAAGAACAATGGGAGTTTGCAGCGCGCGGCGGGCTGGAAGGCGCCACCTACCCTTGGGGCAATACGCCTGAAGTGCGTGGCCGCTTGATGGCCAACACCTGGCAAGGTAACTTCCCCGCCCAAAACCTGCTGCGTGATGGCTACGAAGGCACCGCCCCCGTGGGCTGCTTCCCAGCCAATAACGATGGCCTGTGGGATTCGGTCGGCAATGTCTGGGAATGGACGCGCAGTGCATGGCAGCCCCAGCATCGCCCCCTGACGCCCAAGCCACTTCTTACGGCAATAACGGACACCAAAGGAAACCCGGCAACGGGCGTCATCAAGGGCGGCTCGTTTCTATGCGCAGCCAACTTCTGCGTACGCTATCGCCCAGCCTCACGACAGCCACAGGAAACCACCCTGTCTACCCAGCATGTGGGCTTTCGTACTGCGCTGAATACGCCTGCAAAATAA
- a CDS encoding arylsulfatase — protein sequence MRRTKTSYLLRNLLGLALAACTLSSHAATETKRPNILLIVADDLGYSDIGAFGGEIATPNLDALVKDGVALTDFYASPFCSPTRAMLMSGADNHQVGFGGMAELMTPQQRALPGYEGFLSDRALPFPLILQDHGYRTYMTGKWHLGVTEEVSPPNRGFDQSYALMHGGASHFDQSGIITFDANKAPVALYRENGKEVQLPKDFYSSEFFASRLMSYIDADTRKDQPFFAYLAFTAPHWPLHAPEEYIRKYEGRYDAGYDVLREERLERMKKLGLVPQDMQGYVGNPAWPRWKELSPEQQRVESKRMAVYAAMVESMDAQIGRVIEHLKQSGQYDNTVVIFMSDNGADGNTVLDEGETRAWAHKHRDNSYENTGRPGSFVEYGPGWAQVGSTPFNLYKAFMYEGGISVPSIMRVPGGKRQGEFVRAPAHVTDIAPTILALAQIEQPKSEYRGRQVIPMQGNSMVDVLTGRSDQVHETFRQGWELNGRRAMRVGDWKIVYANAPWGKDRWELFNVVEDRAELNDLSEKHPEKLKELIAEYEHYAKRNGVEDFEGLASRPGYSNSLNYYKDLDEVL from the coding sequence ATGCGACGCACTAAAACTAGCTATTTACTGCGCAACTTGCTGGGCCTGGCTTTGGCCGCCTGCACGCTAAGCAGCCACGCAGCCACAGAGACAAAACGCCCCAATATTTTGCTGATCGTGGCCGATGATCTGGGATATTCAGACATTGGCGCGTTTGGCGGAGAGATTGCCACCCCTAACCTGGACGCCCTGGTCAAAGACGGCGTAGCCTTGACCGACTTTTACGCCTCCCCCTTCTGCTCCCCGACCCGCGCCATGCTGATGTCCGGCGCGGACAACCACCAGGTCGGCTTTGGTGGCATGGCTGAACTGATGACACCCCAGCAACGCGCCCTGCCGGGCTACGAAGGCTTTCTGAGCGACCGTGCCCTGCCCTTTCCCTTGATCCTGCAAGACCATGGCTACCGCACCTATATGACAGGCAAATGGCATTTAGGCGTGACAGAAGAGGTCTCCCCACCCAATCGCGGCTTTGACCAGTCCTACGCCTTGATGCACGGTGGCGCCAGCCACTTTGACCAAAGCGGCATCATCACATTTGATGCCAATAAAGCACCAGTCGCCCTGTACCGTGAGAACGGCAAAGAAGTGCAGTTGCCCAAGGACTTCTACTCCAGCGAGTTTTTTGCCTCGCGCCTGATGTCCTACATAGACGCAGACACGCGCAAGGACCAGCCTTTCTTCGCCTACCTGGCCTTTACCGCGCCGCATTGGCCTTTGCACGCGCCCGAAGAGTACATACGTAAATATGAAGGCCGTTACGACGCAGGCTATGACGTACTGCGTGAAGAGCGTCTGGAACGCATGAAAAAGCTGGGTCTGGTGCCCCAGGATATGCAAGGCTATGTGGGCAATCCTGCCTGGCCACGCTGGAAAGAGCTGAGCCCTGAACAACAACGTGTCGAAAGCAAGCGTATGGCTGTCTACGCCGCCATGGTGGAATCCATGGACGCACAAATCGGCCGCGTGATCGAGCACCTGAAACAAAGCGGCCAGTACGACAACACCGTCGTCATCTTCATGTCTGACAACGGTGCCGACGGCAATACCGTGCTGGATGAAGGTGAAACCCGCGCCTGGGCCCACAAGCATCGCGATAACAGTTACGAAAACACGGGCCGTCCCGGCTCCTTTGTGGAATACGGCCCAGGCTGGGCCCAAGTTGGCTCCACACCCTTTAATCTGTACAAAGCCTTTATGTATGAAGGCGGTATCTCGGTGCCCAGCATCATGCGCGTACCCGGTGGCAAGCGTCAGGGCGAATTTGTGCGCGCTCCGGCCCACGTCACTGACATCGCCCCCACCATTCTGGCCTTGGCCCAGATCGAACAACCCAAGAGCGAGTACCGTGGCCGCCAGGTCATCCCTATGCAAGGTAACTCCATGGTGGATGTGCTGACAGGTCGCAGCGATCAGGTCCATGAAACCTTCCGCCAAGGCTGGGAGCTGAATGGCCGCCGCGCCATGCGCGTGGGTGACTGGAAAATCGTTTACGCCAATGCACCGTGGGGGAAAGACCGCTGGGAATTGTTCAATGTGGTCGAAGACCGCGCCGAGCTCAATGACCTGTCCGAGAAACATCCTGAGAAGCTGAAAGAGCTGATTGCCGAGTACGAGCACTATGCCAAGCGCAACGGTGTGGAAGACTTTGAAGGTCTGGCTTCGCGCCCTGGCTACAGCAACAGCCTGAACTACTACAAGGATCTGGATGAAGTCCTTTAA
- a CDS encoding TM2 domain-containing protein gives MLQKIILGIAIFLIVMLGLTFGEAIIRYLSSYLGFLFDDFVHLMREVQHYLTVHWGKALIALLITIPLVIWISKNKKDEMSKPNSHRKIAIVLAIFLGWLGVHRFYLGQIGMGLLFLVLFAIWAPLAYFLALIDALRYAFMGDDEFKLVR, from the coding sequence ATGCTGCAAAAAATCATTCTGGGCATTGCCATCTTCCTGATTGTCATGTTGGGCCTGACCTTTGGCGAGGCCATCATCCGCTACCTCTCCTCCTACCTGGGGTTTCTGTTTGATGACTTCGTCCACTTGATGCGCGAAGTCCAGCATTACCTGACGGTTCACTGGGGCAAGGCCTTGATTGCCTTGCTCATTACCATCCCGCTGGTCATCTGGATTTCCAAGAACAAGAAAGATGAAATGTCCAAACCCAACAGCCACCGCAAGATTGCGATTGTGTTGGCGATTTTCCTGGGCTGGCTGGGTGTACACCGCTTTTACCTGGGCCAGATCGGCATGGGCTTGCTGTTTTTGGTGCTGTTTGCCATCTGGGCCCCGCTGGCTTACTTCCTGGCCCTGATCGACGCCTTGCGCTACGCCTTCATGGGTGACGACGAGTTCAAGCTGGTTCGTTAA
- the glpK gene encoding glycerol kinase GlpK produces the protein MTFILALDQGTSSSRSLVVAADGRILAKAQQETQQYYPRTDWVEHDPQDILDTQFSTARQAIEQAGLRPQDIHAIGITNQRETTVLWDRQSGQALHKAIVWQDRRAEDFCAQLREQGHEATISSKTGLPIDAYFSASKLRWLLDSIPGARERAQRGELAFGTIDSWLIWHLSGGNVHATDVSNASRTLLYNIHRQQWDEELLALFNIPASVLPQVQSSASEFGCCSPEVLGSPIPICGVAGDQQSALFGQACTTPGMAKNTYGTGCFLLMHCGSQVPQSHNGLIATSAAHHGDTPAYALEGSVFIGGAVVQWLRDGLGALEHSAQVEELARSVPDAQGVRLVPAFTGLGAPYWDAQARGTITGLTRASTMAHIARAALDSIAYQSAAVLQAMNRDVQANGGPALHELRVDGGACANNLLMQFQADLLGLPVVRPVTIETTALGAAYLAGLGSGLYSGLPEIAALWQCDRTFEPAMSRDEAQNLMLSWEQAVRQARTY, from the coding sequence ATGACATTCATACTTGCTCTTGATCAGGGAACCTCCAGCTCGCGCAGCCTTGTTGTGGCGGCAGATGGCCGCATTCTGGCCAAGGCACAGCAGGAAACCCAGCAGTATTATCCGCGCACGGACTGGGTGGAACACGACCCCCAGGACATTCTGGATACGCAGTTCAGCACAGCCCGACAGGCGATTGAGCAGGCCGGTCTGCGCCCCCAGGACATTCATGCGATTGGCATTACCAATCAACGCGAAACCACGGTGCTCTGGGACCGGCAAAGCGGACAAGCCCTACACAAGGCCATCGTCTGGCAAGACAGACGCGCCGAAGACTTCTGCGCCCAGTTACGCGAACAGGGGCACGAGGCCACCATTAGCAGCAAAACCGGCCTGCCTATTGATGCCTACTTTTCGGCCTCCAAGCTGCGCTGGCTGCTGGACTCCATCCCCGGTGCCCGTGAGCGGGCCCAACGCGGTGAACTGGCTTTCGGCACGATTGATAGCTGGCTGATCTGGCATTTAAGCGGCGGCAACGTCCATGCCACGGATGTCAGCAATGCCTCGCGCACCCTGCTCTACAACATTCATCGCCAGCAATGGGACGAGGAACTGTTGGCCCTGTTCAACATCCCGGCCAGCGTGCTGCCCCAGGTACAAAGCTCCGCCTCTGAGTTTGGCTGTTGCAGCCCCGAGGTTTTAGGCAGCCCCATTCCTATTTGCGGTGTGGCGGGAGACCAACAAAGCGCCCTGTTCGGGCAGGCCTGCACCACACCTGGCATGGCCAAGAATACGTACGGCACGGGCTGCTTCCTGTTAATGCACTGTGGCTCGCAAGTCCCCCAATCTCATAACGGCCTGATCGCAACCAGCGCGGCCCATCATGGCGACACCCCTGCCTACGCACTGGAAGGCAGCGTTTTCATTGGCGGCGCAGTCGTCCAATGGCTACGCGACGGGCTGGGCGCTCTGGAACACAGCGCCCAAGTTGAAGAACTGGCCCGCAGCGTGCCGGATGCACAAGGCGTGCGACTGGTTCCCGCCTTCACCGGCCTGGGGGCCCCCTATTGGGATGCCCAGGCCCGCGGCACCATTACCGGCCTGACACGCGCTTCCACCATGGCCCACATTGCCCGTGCAGCACTGGACAGCATCGCCTACCAAAGCGCCGCCGTGCTGCAGGCCATGAATCGGGATGTACAGGCCAATGGCGGCCCGGCCTTGCACGAGCTACGGGTTGATGGCGGAGCCTGCGCCAATAATCTTCTGATGCAATTTCAGGCAGACTTATTAGGCCTGCCCGTCGTGCGTCCCGTTACTATTGAGACGACCGCCCTGGGCGCCGCCTATCTGGCGGGCCTGGGCAGCGGTCTGTATTCAGGCTTGCCGGAAATTGCGGCTTTGTGGCAATGCGACCGGACTTTCGAGCCTGCCATGTCACGTGATGAAGCCCAAAACCTGATGCTCAGTTGGGAACAAGCCGTGCGTCAGGCACGCACTTATTGA
- a CDS encoding glycerol-3-phosphate dehydrogenase/oxidase, whose product MTTLSSPLLTDRTQMLGALARATQVDMVVVGGGATGLGVALDAALRGLSVVVLEAQDFAKGTSSRATKLVHGGVRYLAQGNVSLVREALRERMHLLSNAPHLAQRLPFVMPSYKCWETPFYGVGLMAYDGLAGREGLGHTQFLSASKIRQLLPGARQSGLKGGVKYWDGQFDDARLALALARTAALNGALLVNYCPVVEVVHHEGKVSGVRCQDAESGQTYEIQSKCVVNATGVWVDQLRQLDAQEAGREVRPLVSPSQGVHLVVDQEFLPGEHALLVPRTKDGRVLFAVPWLGKLILGTTDTPRDDIPLEPRPLAQEVDFILKESANYLQKAPSVQDVRSIWVGLRPLVRPTAEQAAGQTQSISREHSITVSTSGLLTVTGGKWTTYRAMAEDVLERCQQSGLLGPLPACRTQEQRLVGASYVGDRRSLGRTAGLDAYGSEADWVQTLPGADQELAPGLSVAMVRFACRFEYARTVEDMLARRSRLLFLDARLAQSLAPAVAAIMQEETGRSPELGAFLELAEQYATVPTC is encoded by the coding sequence ATGACTACATTAAGTTCCCCCTTGTTAACCGATAGAACCCAGATGCTGGGCGCCTTGGCGCGTGCCACGCAGGTGGATATGGTCGTGGTGGGGGGAGGGGCAACCGGCTTGGGTGTGGCCCTGGATGCGGCCCTGCGCGGCTTGAGCGTGGTGGTGTTGGAAGCCCAGGATTTTGCCAAGGGAACGTCCTCACGGGCGACCAAGCTGGTACACGGTGGGGTGCGTTATCTGGCCCAGGGAAATGTCAGCCTGGTGCGCGAGGCTTTGCGCGAACGCATGCATTTGCTGAGCAATGCGCCGCATCTGGCGCAGCGCCTGCCTTTTGTCATGCCCAGCTACAAGTGCTGGGAAACCCCGTTCTATGGGGTGGGCCTGATGGCCTATGACGGTTTGGCGGGGCGCGAGGGGCTGGGTCATACCCAATTTTTGAGTGCTTCCAAGATCCGGCAGCTTTTGCCCGGTGCGCGGCAAAGTGGTTTGAAAGGTGGTGTGAAGTATTGGGATGGCCAGTTTGACGATGCTCGTCTGGCCTTGGCGCTGGCCCGTACGGCGGCTTTGAATGGTGCTTTGCTGGTTAATTATTGCCCGGTGGTGGAAGTAGTGCATCACGAAGGCAAGGTGTCCGGGGTGCGTTGCCAGGACGCGGAAAGTGGTCAAACCTATGAGATCCAAAGCAAGTGCGTGGTCAATGCCACAGGGGTGTGGGTCGATCAACTCAGACAACTGGATGCACAGGAAGCTGGACGTGAAGTGCGCCCTCTGGTTTCGCCCAGCCAGGGTGTGCACTTGGTGGTGGATCAGGAGTTCTTGCCGGGTGAACACGCTTTGCTGGTGCCACGTACCAAGGATGGTCGGGTGTTGTTTGCCGTGCCCTGGTTGGGCAAGCTGATTCTGGGAACAACCGACACTCCCCGGGACGATATTCCCTTGGAACCACGTCCCTTGGCTCAGGAGGTGGATTTCATCCTGAAAGAGTCCGCCAACTATCTGCAAAAAGCCCCAAGTGTGCAGGATGTGCGCAGTATTTGGGTAGGTTTGCGACCTTTGGTACGTCCGACTGCCGAGCAGGCTGCGGGGCAGACGCAATCCATTAGCCGGGAGCACAGCATTACGGTGAGCACCAGTGGCTTGCTGACGGTAACCGGAGGCAAGTGGACAACCTATCGAGCCATGGCCGAGGACGTGTTGGAACGTTGCCAGCAGTCCGGTTTGCTGGGGCCTTTGCCTGCTTGCCGGACTCAGGAGCAACGTTTGGTAGGAGCGTCTTATGTAGGCGACCGGCGCTCTTTGGGGCGTACCGCTGGCTTGGATGCCTATGGAAGTGAGGCTGATTGGGTGCAGACCTTACCCGGTGCTGACCAAGAGCTGGCTCCAGGCCTGAGTGTTGCCATGGTGCGTTTTGCCTGTCGCTTTGAATATGCTCGTACGGTGGAAGACATGCTGGCTCGTCGTTCGCGGCTCTTGTTTCTGGATGCGCGCCTGGCACAATCACTGGCCCCGGCGGTGGCGGCGATCATGCAAGAGGAAACGGGGCGTTCGCCCGAGTTGGGGGCGTTTCTGGAGCTGGCTGAGCAATACGCGACCGTGCCTACGTGCTAA
- a CDS encoding C40 family peptidase, which yields MIPAAFTQRLLALCLTLLLAACAHTPASRPAATHTVELDEQRRSAVVLSALSLLDTPYRYGGREPSTGFDCSGLVHYVFSQESSSVVPRRTSDQANAARRVSRSQLRPGDLVFFNTLGAPNSHVGIYIGKQQFINAPSSGGRVRIDSLDNPYFAKRFETARTFFD from the coding sequence ATGATTCCTGCTGCTTTTACGCAACGTCTGCTTGCCCTGTGCCTGACACTGCTTCTGGCTGCCTGCGCGCACACTCCGGCTTCGCGCCCCGCCGCGACTCATACCGTTGAGCTTGATGAGCAACGACGCTCCGCTGTAGTCCTATCCGCCTTGAGCTTGCTGGATACGCCGTACCGCTATGGCGGACGCGAGCCGTCCACCGGCTTTGATTGCAGCGGGTTGGTGCATTATGTGTTCAGTCAGGAATCCAGCTCAGTTGTTCCGCGCCGTACCAGCGATCAGGCCAACGCAGCCCGTCGCGTCAGCCGCTCACAACTACGCCCAGGTGATCTGGTGTTTTTTAATACACTGGGCGCGCCCAACTCGCATGTCGGTATCTATATAGGTAAGCAACAGTTCATCAACGCGCCCTCCAGCGGTGGACGTGTACGAATTGACTCTTTGGATAATCCCTATTTCGCCAAACGCTTTGAAACGGCTCGCACATTCTTTGATTGA
- the flhD gene encoding flagellar transcriptional regulator FlhD: MPVSENSLLNDIQEVNLSYLLLAQRLLRENFSAGMFRLGFDSDVAETLLRLSPAQLVKLASSSSLICGFRFNDYDLLSTLTQDVLGGVLQQAHSTILLSQRATAEQAG; encoded by the coding sequence ATGCCCGTATCGGAAAATTCGCTGCTGAATGATATTCAGGAAGTCAATTTGTCGTACTTGTTACTTGCGCAACGCTTGCTGCGGGAGAACTTCTCGGCAGGTATGTTCCGTTTGGGCTTTGACTCTGATGTGGCAGAGACCTTGCTGCGTCTGTCGCCTGCTCAATTGGTCAAACTGGCCAGCTCCAGTTCGTTGATTTGCGGTTTCCGTTTCAACGATTACGACCTGCTTTCCACCTTGACGCAGGATGTGCTCGGAGGGGTATTGCAGCAGGCTCACTCCACCATTCTTCTGTCCCAACGCGCGACGGCAGAGCAAGCCGGTTGA
- the flhC gene encoding flagellar transcriptional regulator FlhC, whose translation MAIKSVAKEAQEIGLASDMIELGARLQVLQAETSLSYDRLARLYREVKGCSPPKGMLPFSVDWFMTWLPNIHSSLFFSIYQFMTVHTPCDKSRALVEAYRLYLEQASAGRLDMEPDEEPVLSFTRAWMLLRFFDSGLLQLSQCERCKGGFVAHAHDPEAGFICAICRPPPRAGKTRASKARSSSKSPASKSRKSEPVRQSRSKAPGHVNVQVDMPV comes from the coding sequence ATGGCTATAAAAAGCGTCGCCAAAGAAGCCCAGGAAATTGGGCTGGCTTCCGACATGATTGAACTGGGGGCGCGCTTGCAGGTTCTGCAAGCAGAAACATCACTAAGTTATGACCGACTGGCTCGTTTGTACCGTGAAGTCAAAGGCTGCTCACCGCCTAAAGGCATGCTCCCTTTTTCGGTTGATTGGTTCATGACCTGGCTGCCCAATATTCACTCCAGCCTTTTCTTCAGCATTTACCAGTTCATGACCGTCCATACGCCGTGCGACAAAAGCCGTGCCTTGGTCGAAGCCTATCGCCTGTACCTGGAGCAGGCCTCGGCCGGGCGCTTGGATATGGAGCCAGATGAAGAGCCGGTGTTGAGTTTTACCCGTGCCTGGATGCTGTTGCGCTTTTTTGATAGCGGCTTGTTGCAACTGTCCCAGTGCGAACGCTGCAAAGGGGGGTTTGTGGCCCATGCACATGATCCTGAAGCGGGTTTTATCTGTGCCATTTGCCGTCCCCCTCCACGCGCCGGCAAGACGCGTGCCAGCAAGGCTCGCAGCAGTTCTAAGTCTCCTGCCAGTAAAAGCCGAAAATCAGAGCCTGTCAGGCAGTCGCGATCCAAGGCACCAGGGCACGTCAATGTCCAGGTAGACATGCCCGTTTAG
- the motA gene encoding flagellar motor stator protein MotA produces the protein MLIILGYIIVFVSVFGSFVGLGGHLGALYQPFELLLIGGAALGAYFASNSGKSIKLLARSLPTAFRSSPYNKQLYMQLMGMLSVLLNKARRDGMMSIEADIENPEQSSIFADYPNVVKDPVLMNFVSDYLRLMISGNMSSFEIETLMDQDIETHQHELNVPARALREVADALPAFGIVAAVLGVVKALASVDQPPAVLADLISKAMVGTFLGILMAYGFVAPLAATIERRTSDSVKVLECIKVTLLANLNGYPPQLAVEFGRKVLFSSDRPSFQELEEHVRQARSGAGRKA, from the coding sequence GTGCTTATCATCCTTGGATATATCATTGTTTTCGTTTCCGTTTTCGGGAGCTTTGTGGGGCTGGGTGGGCATTTGGGTGCGCTTTACCAGCCTTTTGAGTTATTGCTGATCGGTGGCGCGGCCCTTGGGGCCTATTTTGCGTCCAATAGCGGTAAATCCATCAAACTGCTGGCCAGATCCCTGCCGACCGCTTTTCGGAGCAGCCCCTACAACAAGCAGTTGTATATGCAGTTGATGGGCATGTTGTCGGTGCTGCTGAACAAGGCGCGCCGTGATGGCATGATGTCCATTGAGGCCGATATCGAAAACCCTGAGCAAAGTTCTATCTTTGCGGATTATCCCAATGTGGTGAAGGATCCGGTGCTGATGAACTTTGTGTCCGACTACCTGCGTTTGATGATCAGCGGCAATATGAGCTCGTTTGAAATTGAGACGCTGATGGATCAGGACATTGAAACCCACCAGCATGAACTCAATGTGCCTGCACGTGCCTTGCGAGAAGTGGCTGACGCCTTGCCGGCTTTCGGGATTGTTGCAGCGGTGCTGGGGGTGGTCAAAGCCCTGGCCTCGGTGGACCAGCCGCCCGCCGTGTTGGCCGACCTGATTTCCAAGGCCATGGTGGGAACCTTTCTGGGTATTTTGATGGCCTACGGTTTTGTCGCGCCGCTGGCGGCCACGATCGAACGCCGCACTTCGGATTCGGTCAAGGTTCTGGAATGTATCAAGGTGACCTTGCTGGCCAACTTGAACGGTTATCCACCCCAACTGGCCGTGGAGTTTGGCCGTAAAGTGTTGTTCTCTTCCGATCGCCCCTCGTTCCAGGAGCTGGAGGAGCATGTGCGTCAGGCCCGTTCGGGTGCTGGCCGCAAAGCCTAA